The DNA region CATCGACCAAATAATGAGTCGTACTTCACCACGTATTTTGGACCTCCTTGCGGCCCTAGTTACCGGGCTTGAGGTGCTTTTGCCATGTCGCGCAGCGATGTTTCTGACACCCTTCCAGGGGTGGCAATCGCAATATCTCTTGTTCCTCCTTTAGCAAATACGGGCATTCTATTGGCAACATCTAATTATACCTTGGCCATTGGGAGTTTTCTGCTCTTTATAACAAACTACTTTGCAATATTGCTGACAGGAGCTGCCCTTTTTGCACTAATAGGCTTTTCCAGGGCAGCTCGCCTAAATCAATCTGTGCACACAAGGCGGAAAAGTATTGCTATTGTCTTAGTCATGATTTCTTTGATTGCTATACCACTGGCCTATAACGGCTACAACATCAATATCAATAACGCTATCACACAAAATGTTCAAGATGCATCAACCACCTGGTTGAATGGAACTTCATACAAGGTAGCATCCGTAAATGCAGAAAATGCCAACAATACAGTGATTCTCGTTGTTGTAGGAAACGGTCAGTTACCTCCTGTGCAAGACCTCGAGCAGCAGCTTGATGGAAAGCTTTATAGTAGAACACTCCAAGTTGAAGTAATCCCTTCCAATACATACTATTTAAAATAATTAAACACTAATAGGGCCAGTGTTATTATGAATAGACAGTTTTTGAATTGTTCTGGAAAGACAGAAACTTGAAGGAAGAATGCCTATAAAAAGAACATTTTTCATATAACAATTTAAAAAAACTAATATAATCATCCTAAACTCTTCTCAACAATCATAATTTCATCTTCTGTCAAACTACTGGAGAACAAACAAATGATGCTATGACGAACTAAAATATCCAATTTCGTTATTACCAGAATTTAACGAAATAAAAATGGCTATTTACTGTAAATAAGTCCATAATCCTACTAAATTGGAGATATGATTATATTATGGTAATATTATTGTATGGTCAGATATCTGGACTTGTATCTTCTTTAGTAACTATGTTTTAGGGTTTAAATTTTTTTGTTTATAATAAATTTTAGGTTAATTTTAATGTTGCAGATTATTGACTATAAAGAATTTCAAATATAGGTATTAACTTGTTGAAATTAATAACATTGAATGTCTTTTTTACCTAATATTCAATTAAATCCGCTCCATACATCTGTAATGGATAATTTTTTTTAAACGTTAAAAAAGAGCAAATATTTCATTTAATAAATTTATATTTTTTAGCAATCCTACACATTGCATTATCTCTTAAAATAACTCTTTGTGCTTTATGTCTTCCAGATTTAACTATAACTTGGATATCGGATATCTTTCTTGCCTCGCCTACTATCCGATCTCCTTTTATTGTTGTTCCTTCTTTAGTATATGTGTCAGTCATGTTTTTATCCCTTGTAAGCGTCCTTCTTGTTCTAATTCTTCTGTTATCTGGCATACTAATTCATAATCTAATTCTAGGTTTTCGGATACTTCATAGTCATAAGCTTCGTTGTAATTCCTGTAATATCCTAAAATTTCTTTTTTAGCATCTTCATAAATAATATCACGTAGTTTTATAACTTTGGTAGCTTTCAGTTTATCTCTTACGGATTCTCTTAAAAAATCGGATACACTTAAATATAATCCATTGTTTACTAGATTTACTATTTCTTCATATTCCCTTAGAGTTAATTTTGTCCCTACTGTTTTAGCTTGTTTTATTTCTTTATGATCTGCAAAAGTCATATTTTGTTATATATGGTTAACTATATATAAACTTGTTAAAATTACAAAGATAAAAATGAATTTTGGAAAAAATATAACACATTCATTTATTGCCATTTTAAACTATTCAATTTTTATCCAAAAATGCCCGCTAATCTATTAGTTTAATGGCCGAGTAAAAAACTCGAATCCAAAAAATTATACTCATTAATAATTAAAATTTGACTTCGTTAAATCGTTGGGTATATAGCGAATACTTCGATAGCGTTCGTGAACCGGCTCCAAAAAATCGCATCAGAAATCAGGGACCCTCCAAGAATTTTTGTGGACGGCATCCTGCGAAGCGGAAGGATTCCAAAAGTAAAAAAATAAAATAGTATTGTATTATTTTAATTCTACGATTTCTTAGGTCTCTTGTGATTCTATACTGTTCAGGAATTCGTCTCATGAAATATCCAAATACACCACCAATTATAGCCAAATGATCATTTCCACGAGGATGAAGTTACTATTGGAATCACTGTAAGCAGTACAGCTATTACACCAGAATAAGTGCATTAAGTACGCCGTCTTTTATGTTCTCCGTCAATCAAAACACTTACTACAAGTCATACCAGAAAGAAACCAAGGACCATTACACTTTGGGCCTAGATACAAAGACATAGCCACAAGAGCCAGAGTGAACAATATACCTATTTATCATTGGTCTCCGTTCAAACATAAATTCTAACTTCCTAAAATTTTTATGAAAATCCTCAAATACATTATTCTATGATGGAATGAAAGATGGGCCTTCAAAATCATTTGGAAAGTTATAATGGATAATGGTTAAATCATCTATATAAACCACGGGTCCACGAAAATATGCGGTAAGGATTCCTCCACCACCAATTGGCGCCCAATTAGTGGTGATTGTTGACCCATAAACGTACAATGTGCCTGTATTATAGATGCCCCCACCTAAGCCAGCAGTATTGTTTTTAATTGTTGAATCTTCAATAGTTAAGAAACCATGATTCCCAATTCCTCCACCGGTACCGAGATCATTATCACACTGCCTTGAAGTATTGTTTGTAATATTGGAATCTTCTATAGTTAATGACCCTCCCTCAATATAGATTCCTCCACCGTCAGTAGATGCGCTGTTGTTTTCGATTATTGCCCTGCTTATAGTCATTGTACCGAAATCAGTTGAGATGCCGCCGCCGTAGCTTTGTGATGCGCAGTTGGTGATTGTTGAGTTTTCTAGGGTTACTGACTGCCCGTCATTACGTATTCCTCCACCACCCCAGTTTTTGGGTGTTATCCCATTTTTTAAGGTGAAGTTGATGATTGTAACTGCAACTGATCGGGTGTATATATGTCCATCTGCTGATTGGATGATTATACATGGATATGCTTGTTGTCCATCGATGATGGTGTTGTTTTGGTTATCCCCGATTAGAGTGATATTTTTATTGATCTGAAGATTATTATAATATGTTCCGGGTCCTACTCTTATAGTGTCACCCGGATTTGCAACTCCAAGTGCGATTTCAATATTCCGTTTAGGCCTTTCCGGTGTTAATCCATCATTCCTATCCGTACCATTTTTAGCAACATATATCGTCTTAGCACCGACCGGATCAACATTTACTCCACCAACACTCACATTATTATCGTTTGGCGCCACGCTGATAGCATAAATTCCAGGAACACTTCCCATAATCATTAAAACTACCAGGAATAGCGGCATTTTAAAATCTTTCATCATATGAACCTCCTATCTAAATAATACTTTGTTGATCTTTAATATCCACTAGGGGCTATGTTTACAGGGGCATTTCCAGGTCCAATGAGAACGTATGGTATGTCCAACATCACCGAAATACTGTGAATTATATCCTTCATAGTCCCAGGATTACCATCTGTTGTCTATGTTGATTTTAATTAAAGTATAATGTAAAAGTTTTAATATATAAGTATTCTGATTATTGATGTCTATAAACGATTAGGATGCCCAGACTGAGAATTAATTTGAAAAAGTTTAAAAAATAAAATTTTGCCCATAGCTTGGGCAAAAAAATTGGAGATCCCTTTTTCGAATTTATACTCATACTATATCTTAATGCCAGATGTCTATGAAATTTTTATGTTTATCCAGGCGATATTTGACATCGTCCCATCTGGCAGTTGTAGTCTGTAGGCTAATGAATCAGTTCCCATGTAGTCCTTAAATGGAATATACTGTATGGTGGTATGACCGAATACGGAGTCGGCCAATGTAGAGTTTCCATGTAATGGTGATTGAACCCGAAGAATTTTGCCATTAGAGCTAATATTCAAGTTTAAGGCCTTGTCTTTGGCGATGGTGTAAGTTAAATTTTGCGCAGTGTCATTTAAAGTAATATTAATTGAATTATCATTAACTACTTGGATATTAACCGTAGCAACTTTGGATATGAAGCCTTTACTGTCCTTTACTTTGTAGGTTAAGGTATCATTACCTAGATACCCATCAGCAGGTGTGTACACAAATCTAGTACCATTAACAGTTATATTCCCGTGTTTAGGTGCAGATACTATGATGGCATTTACCAAATCACCATCTTCATCTGTGGCATTACAAACACCCACCCAATCCTTATTCATGGCGGTGATCACTGACATATTTCCAGCTACAGGAACATGCCCAGAAGATGAAAGTGACAGGAAATTGTTTAAATCCTCCTCAGAATTGTCCGCTTTGTCCTTATTGTCATTAGCCATAACCTTGATTGGTGCAATGGACACAGCTAATGCGGCTGCTGCTATTGTAAGAGTTACCCCTAGAACTTCTAATCGTCTCTTAGTTTTTTCAAGCTTTCTTATCTCTGCTGAGATGCCTGCGCGCAGTAGTACATATGTCGCTTTTTTTGTTATCTTTAGTGCCTTGATCTTGTAGTGCAATCTCAATACATACAGACCTATTGATCCTGCCAACATACCGAGGGCACCGGCAGAGATCTCGAGTCCAAGAGCAGATTTTCTTGCGTCTTTGCCTTATCCTGTAGTGCCTGTATATCCTTATCTTGTAAATTGTATGCTTGATGAACTACCGTATAACTGTCAATATACGTACTTGGTACTAAAACGTATGAAATTCTATCGTCTGCCGATTGTTTTGAGATATTAGCGGTTTGGTGATTTTCTCCCTGTATGGTCACAGAATTATCTGTGATGTTATAGATTTTTACATATCTGTAATAATTATCATTAGTGCGGTAATTAACTACATCACCCACATGCAAACCCCCGCTGTCAAGGGTCGACTTCACCGTAAAATTTTTGGGAGCAAATGCTATCGAAAGCTTGTTCGCCATGTCCACGGCTTGGTCATACGCCGGAGAATTATCGTTCGTTGCATTGACTTCAATGTTATTTAACTCATTTTGTGTCCAATTAAGATCGGTTGCGGTTGTGTTTAAGCTTTGACTATGATCCAGGAGGTCCTTGCTTATTTTCAGAATTTGGATCGTTTTTAAGGTCAGCAGGTGGATCCTTTTTTTCATGATCCTTTTTTTGACTATGTCTAGTGGAATCTTATCAAGCTCGTCTAGAGTTTGATTCAAAAGTTCTGTATCATTTGTTATTCCTTCAGTTTCCTGATCTATTTGATTTGTATCGTCTGCTATCTTTAGGTTTAAGAATTCCTCATAGGTCATATTAGGGATGGGATTGTGTCCTGTTGCATTATATATTATATCTACCAGAGGAAGATCGGAAAGATTAGTTTCTGATACTTCTCCTGGGAGAACTATTTTATCTGATTGGGTTTGTCCATTTCCAGAACTATTTGTTACCGTCTGTAGCCTGGCGGCCTTATCTTTAATGCTAAAATATAAATCTTTAATTTCAAACACTGTTGTAAGAATCCTGTCGATTCTGTACCATGGAGTATGTAAAAGTTCTTCGACTTTTGTATTGAATTTATCCATGTCAGCTTGCATTACTTCAGCCAGTGGTCCCATTTGGGTCCCATAATTTTGCAGTGCTTCAAGCTGCCCTTGATCAACAGGATATGAATTATTATCGCTTCCGAATACTTCTCCCATCTCTGCCGCGCTTGCCGGAGTCATACTTATTATTAAAATAACAATAAACAGACTTAAAAGTTTAATCTTCATCTTTATCATTACAATAAACCCTCCTTCTATAAGCGTAATTATTAGGAAAACCTTTGCATTTCCCTTCAACATCTATTAGAAAATCCTGCGTATGCTCCGTTTTAACTGATTAAACAGAGTATACTCTCTTTAAAATGGAAATTACTTGATGTTTATATGGTAAATAACGTACTTTGGAACAACCCATTCATATTCATGATTATATGTGTTTTGCGCCGGGTTTGAATGTCTTAAAAAAAGAACACTTGCTGTTTAAGTAAACTATACTAAGGCTGCGAAATGGTAGAATTCAGTTTATCATGAAAAAGAAGTTTTTTCGTACGTCTATTTGATGTTCTTCTATATTTAATAAATTATCTACTGCGAATACTCCTGAAAAACCCTGCTTAAAGAGAAAATAGTAAGGATTAGCATGTGATTATTTTTCAAGATCTGAGCATTTCACCTCCCATGTCCTTACAACTAAAGTATAATGTAAAAGTTCAAATATATAAGTATTACGATTATTATTACTCAGCTACATAAATCAACAGATAATAAAATTAATAATCAACATCCCTAGACTAACACTTATAATTAGAGAATATTCCAAATTAAAAAATTTAATTAACGAATTAAAATCTCTAGATGGGGAGGAATTAGTAGATAAATTATTCCCCAAGATAAAACATGGTCAAATATGTTCAGATCAAATTTAGGAGATATTGATACTAATGCTACACCTTTGAAATATTTGAAGAATTAAGAAAAAATATAACTCAACCAGAAGTACCTACGAATGTTATACTCCGTTTCAACTCCGAATAACAATTGTTAAATTTCCATAAAAATATTTAGTATGAAAATTATGCTATATTTAGGGGATAATTTTATGGTTGAATATGTCCGTAAGGTTGGTGATGATTGTTGGCATTTCTGTACAAATTGCTCAAAATATCCGCAGTTTAGTACTTACAGAAGAGTATCTAATCCAAGTTCAGATGATATATGTAGAGAATGTTTAAGAAATGAAAAGAATAACAATTGCAACAAAAAGTATTAATATGTTAGGATTATATAATAATTATTATGGGCGGATTCATACTGGGGTTCCAGGGGGGTTCCCTAAATTAGTTAATTCTTTATTACTTATCTTATAACCTCAAAACAAAGACTAAAATTTAGAAGGGATACTTATGAAAAGAATGTTTAAATGAAAAAGTAGCATTTTAATTATTCATAATAATAGGAATTTTAGTAAGTGGTTTCATAGGATATTTTTTAATTTCTTTATCAAATATCCAGGCCATCTCAGTAAAACTATCAAGGCCATCTCAGTATCTGTCTTTGACTGTATATAATCTGAAATTAATTGATTTGTATAATATAAATATATTCAACTTCGTTAAATCGTGCTATAACGAAGTAGAATTGCATATTTTTTTAATTAAATTAATATAAACTATTAAAATTAACGATACAGGTATATTAAAGGTTAATAATTTAATTGACTGATCCTGGGACTTCTATCTATTTTAATATAGAGTTTTTGGGTTATATTATTATCATATCCAATTACTATTTGCTAGAGTGCAGATAAAGAACATTATAGACTAATAAATACTTAATAATAACCTGTTTTAATAAATTTAAAGACTTATGAACTTCTTTTATTGAATATTTTTTTTATCAGATTTTGGATTATATTCTTAAATATTCTTCTTAAGATCATTAACTGTTTCTTTATGAATCTTTTCATATACCTGAAAATCAGGATCTTCTTTTATCATTTCTTCAAATTCTGTAAGTGCGTCCTGAAAAATTTCTAAGTTTAATATTTTTATTTTAATTCTTTTTAATTCATTTAAGTTATCTATGGCCATTCTAAGATCCGATTCATTTTTATCTTTTTTGTAGATATTAAAAGAGTCTATAATAAGATTATAAAACATCAAATCCATTACCATTACAAATTGCATTAAATTTTTCAGATTCTGATAGGATTTTACAGTATCTTCCAAACTTTTTGATAGAATGTCAAATAAATGATTATTGATTCTTTTCGATGCCCTGTTGTAAATATTGGGATTAGTATGTTGATGATCTTGAAAAAATTTAACGGTGGTATTCATCTTATTTAATCCATCATTCTTATTTTCATTCATGAATACATCATCTATAGCTTTGTTAGTATACATAACTAATTGGTCTTCCAATTCTTGGGGATCAGAGTTTTCTACAATCCTATTAAATTTATTCTCAATATTTTTTGTCATCTTTTACTCATCTTTTGGGCTTTTTCTAGAATTTCAATCTTCTTCTCAAGCTCTTCAACTTTCTGAGCTTCTTTGATTCTAGCATAGGTCTTCGATAAATAGGCAAGAGTTCTGATCATCTTTATCCTAACTTCTTCCTTTTTAGGATCCTTAATTCTTCCATTCCTAATTTTTTCAGATAAATTCTGGATTTCTTTTTCCAAAATTTCAGAAACACCATCTAATCCTAAAATTTCCTTATCTTCCAAGTTATCTAAATCCTTATCCATATTCGTCATCTCTAATTTTTCTGTAAGAAAATGGTAAATATCCTATTACATTAATGTCAGGATATTCAATACAAACATACTCCTTTTTTATGTAATTCTACTCAATGGCTCGTTGCTATACTCTATGACATTACTAACCTATAAATATTATGAATTTTGGATTTTATCCCATATTAAATAAAAATAACTAAAAAAATAGGATAAAAAGTTAAAATAGGTTTTTAAAAATTTTTTATTGCCTATTTAAAGGTTTTAATCTATACAAAACCTTTAAAATAAGAAATAATGTTAAAAATTTGAAGAAAAAAAATAATTTAATTAATTTATAACACCTACGCCTTTATAGTGAATCCAATACCCCGTAATTCATCAGGATCATATATTCTTCTTCCATCAACCACTATTGGCAGATTCATCAAATCTTTAATCTTTTTAAAATCTATGGATTTGAATTCATCATGTAGTGTAATTAAAACAAGTGCATCTGCACCATTTAAAGCAGTATATAAATCATTGTTCAATACTCCAAATTTTTCATTGATTTCTTCGATGTACGGATCTACTACAATGACATTTGCTCCTTTCCATTTTAAATTTTTAGTCAATGTTTTAGCTGGTGATTCGCATGGATCGCCTACATTTCTTTATATGAGAAACCTAAAACAACTATATTTGAATTTTTTATTGATTTTTCCTTTTCATTTAGAGCATCTTGTACCAGATTAAACATGTGTAATGGCATGTTATCACTAATGGATCTTTCAGCAGCAATAAATTTAGAGTGATAACCCAATTCCTTGGGCTTTTTTAACTAGATAGTATGGGATCTACCTCCGGGATAATAAACATTAAAATTCCATTTACTACTTAAGTGCTTCAGGAAATATTTCATTGTCTAAAATTGCTATTTTCATTCTTTTTAATTCATTAATTTGATCCTGAGCATTCTTAAGATACGATTCATCTTTTTTTCTTGGTAACCAATAATTAATTCGGTAATATAATTAAGAGTCATTAAATCAATAATACCAATAAGATCAATAAAAAGTTTCAGTTCATGATTGTATAAAACAGCATCCTCTAAAGTTTTAGAGAGCATTTTCAGTAAATGAGCTATAATTTTATTTGATGCATTGCTGAAACTTATGGGATTACGATGTTCATGATCTTGAAAAAATTTAACAGTGGTGAGCATCTTTTCTAACCCCTCAGGTTAAATGTGTTTACTTTTGACTCCTGTTACCAATATATCATCAGCTTTTCACTATAATTATTCCCATATTAATAATAGTAATAATCCATATACCCCTAGATCCATATTATTTTAATATCAGAGGTGATAATAATGAATATACTTATATATTTAAATTTATTTACTTAACACTTATCGACGGACAGAAAAAAGCCAAATGGTATAAAAAACATCATATATTTTACCACCAGGGCGATAATTGTTATATTAGTCCAAACATTAACGAAGCTGATGGTTACATGATTAGCCTTGGAAACAACTCTGGCTAACTGGTGGGGTTGTGCTTCTAGCTCATGATGCAAGTGTAATAATGCTTCGTAATTCTGGTTTAGATATTCCTTGGCTTGATAAAGTTGGTAAAATAGATATCAAAGACAATGTTTTTATTGGTAATAGTGCTATCATCCTTCCAAATATAACTATCGGCCCAAATGCCATCATCGGTGCTGGCTCTATTGTCACTAAGAACGTACCATCCAATACTGTCGTTGCTGGAAACCCTGCAAAAGTAATTTGTAGCCTTGATGAATATATCAAGAAGATAGATGCAAAGAGTAATCTCTATACTTGGAACGCCAATACACCTCAAAATCAATTAATCCAAGCACGAATTAAGCATTTTTGGAAGTATTTTCGGGGTTAAAAGTTTCAAAAAATTAATTTCCTGCTCCAACTGCTACTACTACGAAAATTCGGGGGCATTTTAAGTAGTTTTACTTTTAGCTGGAATTTTACTTGCCATATATGTCAAATTTGATAATGAAGAAATTTTAATAATAAAAAGCATTTTTAGAAGGGGGAATTAAATTCAAGTGTAAAATATGTGGTAATAAAAAAGACAATAAAATTTTAAAGATTAAAGAAATGATGTTTGGATCAGGAGAATCTTTTGATTATGTAGAATGCTCTAAATGTGGATGTCTACAAATAATAGAAATTCCGGATAATATGGGAAGATATTATCCTAATAAAAACTACTACTCATTTGAAAATAAGCAAAATAATTATAACGCTTTAATGAAGATATTAATCAATAAAAGGGATGAATATTGTTTATTGAAAAACAATCTTTTTGGAAAGTTAATAAATATTAAGTATCCCAACCAATTTTTTTCTATTTTAGGAGATTTGAAGATAAATAATAATTCAAAAATATTGGATGTTGGCTGTGGTTCGGGAAAATTCCTTTTTCGATTAAAAGAGCTAAATTTTAATCAACTCAGTGGAATCGATCTTTATGTGGAAAAAGAAGTTTTGTCTGAGAAATTGGAAATTACAAGAAAAAACATCCATCAGTTACACAATGAACAAAAATTTGATCTGATACTTTTCCAACACTCATTGGAACACATGTATGACCCATTTGAAACCTTTAAAAAAGTTGGGAGTATCTTATCAAAAAATGGGATTTGTATAGTAAGAATGCCCGTTAAAACAAACTATATATGGAAACTTTATGGAGTTAATTGGGTACAAATAGATGCCCCACGACATTTTTTGATCAATACTTTAGAAAGCTTTAATTTTCTTTTAGAAAAAACGAATTTTAAGCTTCAGAATGTCATTTTTGATT from Methanobacterium spitsbergense includes:
- a CDS encoding Ig-like domain-containing protein, whose amino-acid sequence is MLAGSIGLYVLRLHYKIKALKITKKATYVLLRAGISAEIRKLEKTKRRLEVLGVTLTIAAAALAVSIAPIKVMANDNKDKADNSEEDLNNFLSLSSSGHVPVAGNMSVITAMNKDWVGVCNATDEDGDLVNAIIVSAPKHGNITVNGTRFVYTPADGYLGNDTLTYKVKDSKGFISKVATVNIQVVNDNSINITLNDTAQNLTYTIAKDKALNLNISSNGKILRVQSPLHGNSTLADSVFGHTTIQYIPFKDYMGTDSLAYRLQLPDGTMSNIAWINIKIS
- a CDS encoding UDP binding domain-containing protein; the encoded protein is MTKNLKWKGANVIVVDPYIEEINEKFGVLNNDLYTALNGADALVLITLHDEFKSIDFKKIKDLMNLPIVVDGRRIYDPDELRGIGFTIKA
- a CDS encoding class I SAM-dependent methyltransferase, producing the protein MMFGSGESFDYVECSKCGCLQIIEIPDNMGRYYPNKNYYSFENKQNNYNALMKILINKRDEYCLLKNNLFGKLINIKYPNQFFSILGDLKINNNSKILDVGCGSGKFLFRLKELNFNQLSGIDLYVEKEVLSEKLEITRKNIHQLHNEQKFDLILFQHSLEHMYDPFETFKKVGSILSKNGICIVRMPVKTNYIWKLYGVNWVQIDAPRHFLINTLESFNFLLEKTNFKLQNVIFDSNDFVFRGSEQYKLGIPLNALNSYSINPKKSIFTPEDIKKFQEKAKELNKEKLGDQAMFVITKS